In Deltaproteobacteria bacterium, a single genomic region encodes these proteins:
- a CDS encoding enoyl-CoA hydratase/isomerase family protein: MLTQDRYQTILIEKRASGVALATLNRPEKLNAINARMHTELTTLTLDAEADPDVTVLLVTGAGRAFCAGGDFSGQQDSPATGGGQTMREARQMVDNLLDCSKPVVSAVNGYAMGLGANFALLTDVVVAARSATFADTHVRMGIGAGDGGQVIWPLLMGVNRAKYFLMTGDRVSAEEAERLGLVNFVVEDTELMPKALAIAERLANGPARAISASKVPINKYLKMVSNLVLPLSLSLEGATMASADAREAAQAFREKREPKFTGR; encoded by the coding sequence ATGCTCACGCAGGACCGCTATCAGACCATTCTCATCGAGAAGCGAGCGAGTGGCGTCGCGCTCGCGACCCTTAACCGTCCCGAGAAGTTGAACGCCATCAATGCCAGGATGCACACCGAGCTCACCACATTGACCCTCGACGCGGAGGCTGACCCGGACGTGACGGTGCTGCTCGTCACAGGGGCCGGGCGCGCCTTTTGCGCCGGGGGTGATTTTAGCGGTCAACAGGACTCACCGGCCACTGGCGGCGGACAGACGATGCGCGAAGCGCGCCAGATGGTCGACAATCTGTTGGATTGCTCGAAACCTGTCGTCAGTGCGGTTAACGGCTATGCCATGGGACTGGGGGCGAACTTTGCGCTGCTGACCGATGTGGTCGTGGCGGCTCGGAGCGCGACGTTTGCCGATACCCACGTCCGCATGGGGATTGGGGCCGGGGACGGCGGGCAGGTGATCTGGCCGCTGCTCATGGGCGTGAATCGCGCGAAGTACTTCCTGATGACGGGCGATCGCGTCTCCGCAGAGGAAGCGGAACGCCTGGGGCTGGTCAATTTCGTCGTTGAAGACACGGAGCTCATGCCGAAGGCCCTGGCCATTGCGGAGCGTTTGGCCAATGGTCCAGCCCGCGCGATCTCGGCTTCCAAGGTCCCCATCAACAAGTACCTCAAGATGGTCTCGAATCTGGTGCTCCCGCTCTCGCTCAGCCTTGAGGGAGCCACCATGGCGTCGGCAGACGCGCGCGAGGCGGCTCAGGCCTTTCGAGAGAAGCGCGAGCCGAAGTTCACGGGCCGGTAG
- a CDS encoding LLM class F420-dependent oxidoreductase has translation MNIGISTTVTAQSADLPEVARLVESLGYDSLWIPEHPVVPVQRTTPFPASRDGAMPEHYMQWSDPFIALTVAATVTKRIKLGTGICLLPERDPLITAKVVASLDLYSKGRVILGVGAGWLKEETELMGTRFGVRWKRLRENVEAMRVLWTQKEASYAGELVRFPAVRCEPKPVQASGPPVLLGALGQKAMERVIRTYDGWYPFVPSLTSFQQDMATLKQLAAQAGRNPDTIHVTAIVDPRDGGPSLDDLKRYRDAGANRIVVYSQQTRQDDADGKALDVVKRSAAIVERAQHV, from the coding sequence ATGAATATTGGTATTTCGACTACGGTTACGGCGCAAAGCGCCGATCTCCCTGAAGTAGCGCGGCTGGTAGAATCCCTCGGCTACGATTCTTTGTGGATTCCAGAACATCCAGTCGTTCCGGTCCAGCGGACGACGCCCTTTCCCGCATCGCGGGATGGCGCAATGCCAGAGCACTACATGCAGTGGTCCGACCCCTTCATCGCTCTCACTGTTGCGGCAACAGTGACAAAGAGGATCAAGCTCGGAACCGGTATTTGCTTGCTGCCGGAACGCGACCCACTGATCACCGCAAAGGTGGTCGCGAGCTTGGATCTGTACTCCAAAGGCAGAGTCATCCTTGGCGTTGGTGCCGGATGGTTGAAAGAAGAAACCGAACTCATGGGCACAAGGTTTGGCGTGCGGTGGAAACGTTTGCGGGAAAACGTGGAAGCAATGCGGGTGCTCTGGACGCAGAAGGAAGCCAGCTATGCAGGGGAACTGGTGCGTTTTCCAGCGGTGCGCTGCGAACCCAAGCCGGTGCAAGCGTCAGGGCCACCGGTGCTGTTGGGCGCCCTTGGGCAAAAGGCAATGGAGCGGGTGATTCGGACCTATGATGGTTGGTATCCATTTGTGCCTAGTCTGACCTCGTTTCAGCAAGATATGGCGACGCTCAAACAACTTGCCGCCCAGGCAGGTCGTAACCCAGACACGATTCACGTCACAGCGATTGTCGATCCACGTGACGGCGGTCCTTCATTGGACGACCTCAAGCGGTACCGCGATGCTGGAGCCAATCGTATCGTTGTTTATTCGCAACAAACACGACAAGACGACGCCGATGGCAAGGCATTGGATGTTGTCAAACGGTCGGCGGCGATCGTCGAGCGCGCACAGCACGTGTAA
- a CDS encoding aldo/keto reductase yields the protein MQQRTLGKIGFQVSALTLGGGGIGMVWGPTTDEECIETVKAAVASGVNLLDLAPMYGKGKSEEIVGRAWSDLPTKPLVATKVFVMPNERKDLSGAVQRSIEGSLKRLGLSQIDVFQLHNQIDPHEPVAPRRLSLSEVVGVGGVLDAMQKLKDTKVVKALGFTGIARHDVVRELFADGRVETVQLVINILCSEGEMGARGDAPYRDHLEMVRLAQAAGLGVFGIRPFAAGSLTAAIDRTLPAEHPVVRDFTLAQQHLGFLATETSSSLSAAAMRYALSLSGVSTIVTGAKNRTELADAVAAAAAGPLPAATMERIATLQRTVFARQ from the coding sequence ATGCAACAGCGTACCCTCGGCAAGATAGGTTTTCAGGTCTCCGCACTGACTCTAGGCGGCGGAGGGATCGGGATGGTCTGGGGTCCCACGACGGATGAGGAATGTATCGAGACCGTGAAAGCCGCAGTGGCAAGTGGCGTGAATCTGCTTGATCTCGCGCCAATGTATGGCAAGGGCAAATCGGAGGAGATCGTCGGTCGAGCGTGGTCTGACCTTCCGACCAAACCACTTGTTGCCACCAAGGTCTTTGTCATGCCAAACGAGCGGAAGGATCTCTCCGGCGCGGTCCAGCGGTCCATTGAGGGGAGTCTCAAGCGCTTAGGACTCAGCCAGATCGATGTGTTTCAGCTTCACAACCAAATCGACCCGCACGAACCTGTGGCACCCCGACGTCTCAGTCTGTCCGAGGTTGTCGGTGTTGGAGGCGTGCTGGACGCCATGCAAAAGCTCAAAGACACCAAGGTCGTCAAAGCTTTGGGCTTTACTGGTATTGCCAGGCACGACGTAGTGCGAGAACTGTTTGCCGATGGCCGCGTAGAGACCGTTCAACTCGTCATCAATATCTTGTGTTCAGAAGGAGAGATGGGTGCCCGTGGGGATGCCCCGTATCGCGATCATCTGGAAATGGTTCGCCTTGCACAGGCGGCAGGGCTCGGAGTGTTTGGCATCCGCCCCTTTGCGGCGGGCTCGCTCACGGCGGCGATTGATCGCACCTTGCCAGCAGAGCATCCAGTCGTGCGCGACTTTACGCTGGCGCAGCAGCACCTGGGCTTTCTCGCGACCGAAACCTCTTCGTCCTTATCCGCAGCAGCGATGCGCTACGCGCTGAGTCTGTCTGGTGTGAGCACCATCGTCACGGGAGCAAAGAATCGTACGGAGCTGGCCGATGCGGTGGCAGCTGCGGCAGCAGGTCCGCTGCCTGCCGCCACCATGGAACGCATTGCCACGTTGCAACGCACGGTGTTCGCACGGCAGTAA
- a CDS encoding MFS transporter, giving the protein MKPPPTHTRWLIVALIFCIGVLMFIDRVNISIAAKYIMPEYGLSDVQMGWIFSAFVFGYAVLQIPGGTLGDRFGPRRVLAGAISWWSVFTAVTALAGDWLLTSLTGVVGSFIVVRALIGVGEAAGPPNYNRVVANWMAPGEHGLALGITTSGSALGAALTPPLIVWIMVNFGWRASFYIAGAVGIVVALLCYWFITNRPEEHSWVNEAELSLISPEAGLTPRPQGAPRRTPWRMLLTRPDLWCLTASYATLGYIGYIYFSWFYLYLVNVRGFSLVSGGWFSTAPFFISAAVAPLGGWLSDTLSRRYGKRVGRCGIGFSCPLMASGLIYFGAATSDPYLSVIFLSLGEGALFLSVAAYWATTIDLAKPYAGAVSGLMNMGGNLAGTLSPTLTPYLAQNFGWNSALYVAAALAFVGAFFWLGIHPERVIDLGEEPVTSAHAEANPQISSSS; this is encoded by the coding sequence ATGAAACCCCCTCCGACTCATACCCGTTGGCTGATCGTCGCTCTGATCTTTTGTATCGGGGTGTTGATGTTCATCGACCGGGTGAACATTTCTATCGCAGCAAAGTACATCATGCCCGAGTACGGCCTGAGTGACGTGCAGATGGGCTGGATCTTCAGCGCCTTCGTCTTCGGCTATGCCGTGTTGCAGATCCCGGGTGGAACGCTCGGCGACCGTTTCGGCCCACGACGCGTACTGGCTGGCGCGATATCCTGGTGGTCGGTCTTCACTGCAGTCACTGCCCTTGCTGGCGATTGGTTGCTCACTTCTCTCACCGGAGTGGTGGGCTCGTTCATTGTCGTGCGCGCGTTGATCGGTGTTGGCGAAGCCGCCGGGCCGCCCAACTACAACCGGGTGGTCGCCAATTGGATGGCGCCGGGCGAGCATGGCTTGGCCCTAGGCATCACAACCAGCGGCAGTGCACTGGGTGCCGCGCTCACACCACCTCTGATTGTATGGATTATGGTGAATTTTGGCTGGCGTGCGTCCTTCTACATTGCCGGTGCTGTTGGGATCGTGGTGGCGTTGCTGTGCTACTGGTTTATCACCAATCGGCCTGAAGAGCATTCCTGGGTAAACGAAGCGGAACTCTCCCTCATCTCACCCGAAGCAGGACTCACGCCCAGGCCACAAGGAGCGCCACGCCGCACCCCATGGCGCATGCTCCTCACACGTCCGGATTTATGGTGTCTCACGGCTTCGTATGCCACCCTGGGTTACATTGGCTACATCTACTTTTCCTGGTTCTACCTGTATCTGGTGAATGTACGGGGCTTCTCGTTGGTGAGCGGCGGATGGTTCAGCACGGCACCCTTTTTCATTAGCGCGGCGGTGGCGCCGCTTGGTGGCTGGCTGTCCGATACACTAAGCCGGCGGTATGGCAAACGCGTTGGGCGGTGTGGCATAGGGTTTAGCTGTCCACTCATGGCGTCAGGCTTGATTTACTTTGGCGCGGCGACGTCAGACCCCTACCTGTCCGTGATATTTTTATCGCTTGGCGAGGGTGCCTTATTCTTGAGTGTGGCGGCATACTGGGCCACAACTATTGATCTGGCCAAACCGTACGCCGGTGCAGTGTCCGGGCTCATGAACATGGGCGGGAATCTGGCGGGAACCTTGTCTCCGACTTTGACACCTTACCTTGCCCAAAACTTCGGCTGGAACAGTGCCCTGTATGTCGCTGCGGCACTCGCATTTGTTGGAGCCTTCTTTTGGCTCGGGATTCATCCGGAGCGAGTGATCGACCTGGGGGAAGAGCCCGTAACCTCTGCCCACGCAGAGGCGAATCCGCAGATCTCCTCTTCATCCTGA
- a CDS encoding OB-fold domain-containing protein: MKTESKTQTVRLPILHGYTKEFYDWCRQQELRFQRCQKCGAWRHPPRPMCHSCHSLQWEWAPTKGKGKVYCWTTVHQALDPAFAEAVPYAAVVVELDEGPRLATWVTGILPDDLQIGMPVELWFDDVSDEVTLPKFKRVG; the protein is encoded by the coding sequence ATGAAAACTGAGAGTAAAACACAGACGGTTCGATTACCTATTCTCCATGGCTACACGAAAGAGTTCTACGACTGGTGTCGCCAGCAGGAACTGCGTTTTCAGCGCTGCCAGAAGTGTGGGGCGTGGCGTCATCCGCCGCGACCGATGTGTCATAGTTGCCACTCGTTGCAGTGGGAATGGGCACCCACCAAGGGGAAAGGCAAAGTCTATTGCTGGACGACAGTGCATCAAGCCCTTGATCCCGCGTTTGCCGAGGCCGTCCCGTATGCGGCGGTGGTTGTCGAATTGGACGAAGGGCCGCGCCTCGCCACTTGGGTGACGGGCATATTACCGGATGATCTGCAGATCGGCATGCCGGTCGAACTCTGGTTTGATGACGTGAGCGATGAAGTGACGCTCCCAAAATTCAAACGGGTTGGTTAA
- a CDS encoding thiolase family protein, translating to MPEQHYLREQTCIVGIGETAYTRGTPKSALELALEAAMSAIEDAGIAPEAIDAVILPGGAGSGGTAGDFCANLGLQDLHYTTSLQEMGGAMCVSAVESAAVALASGIAHYALIPMCSRFYSGRKARQVTSDPGTGLQSAETIRDYYAPFGVAAPPQHYAWMAQRHMQLYGTTHEQLGAVVVAMRKHAQLHPNALMKRAPITLEDYLSSRWVSYPYRLLDCCLETDGAAALLMTTAERAKDLRSKPVYVMGVTSGHPFPPHDIPNRPDILKIGLDFCAPRAYAMAGVTPSDIDFAEIYDCFTGQAILQIEAAGFCKKGEGGPFVENGRIELGGALPINTHGGLLSQAHNTGMNHLVEAVVQLRHDAGARQVQDAELGVVTGWGGHGHGSIAIVRR from the coding sequence ATGCCTGAACAACATTATCTGAGGGAGCAAACGTGTATTGTGGGGATTGGCGAGACGGCCTACACCCGAGGCACGCCAAAGAGCGCGCTAGAGCTCGCGTTAGAAGCCGCGATGAGTGCGATCGAAGACGCGGGGATTGCGCCCGAAGCCATCGATGCAGTGATTCTTCCAGGTGGGGCGGGAAGCGGCGGCACCGCTGGCGACTTCTGCGCCAACTTGGGGCTGCAAGATTTGCACTACACGACCTCTCTCCAAGAAATGGGCGGAGCGATGTGTGTGTCTGCGGTCGAGTCTGCGGCGGTGGCGCTCGCTAGTGGCATTGCTCACTATGCTTTAATTCCGATGTGCAGCCGATTTTATTCAGGCCGTAAGGCGCGGCAAGTGACATCTGATCCCGGTACCGGACTCCAGTCCGCCGAGACCATCCGGGACTACTACGCACCGTTTGGCGTGGCGGCTCCACCCCAACATTACGCCTGGATGGCGCAGCGTCACATGCAGCTCTATGGCACTACCCATGAGCAACTGGGAGCGGTGGTAGTAGCGATGCGCAAACATGCACAGCTACATCCCAATGCGCTCATGAAGCGCGCGCCAATTACCCTGGAGGATTATTTGTCGTCGCGCTGGGTGAGTTATCCTTATCGTCTACTGGATTGTTGTTTGGAGACCGACGGTGCGGCCGCGTTACTGATGACAACCGCTGAACGCGCGAAAGATTTGCGTAGCAAACCGGTGTATGTGATGGGCGTGACATCAGGACACCCGTTCCCACCCCACGATATACCTAATCGCCCGGATATCCTCAAAATTGGACTCGACTTCTGTGCGCCCCGCGCCTACGCCATGGCGGGAGTGACGCCTAGTGATATTGATTTTGCCGAGATCTACGACTGCTTCACTGGCCAGGCGATATTGCAAATCGAAGCGGCAGGCTTCTGCAAGAAAGGCGAAGGTGGACCGTTCGTCGAGAACGGACGGATCGAACTCGGCGGCGCGCTGCCGATCAACACCCACGGCGGCTTGCTGTCGCAGGCCCACAACACCGGCATGAACCACCTCGTCGAAGCGGTCGTACAGCTACGGCACGACGCTGGCGCGCGGCAGGTACAGGATGCCGAGCTAGGGGTGGTGACCGGTTGGGGTGGCCATGGGCACGGGTCAATTGCAATCGTACGTCGTTGA
- a CDS encoding VOC family protein, which produces MSHKGFSHIGLSTLDMDKTRHFYETVLGFKVVRADIMKVTQGGKIRHIFFDTGRDQLISFMEPREVPGVPTEYNAGINRGLGVPRGFYHFAFEAGNLAELEQKRQELVAKGVEVTPVMDHEWAKSIYFTDPNGMQLEYCCYARGLGEDDAQLQERGEMNLQF; this is translated from the coding sequence ATGTCACACAAGGGTTTCTCTCACATTGGACTGTCCACTCTCGATATGGACAAGACCCGACACTTCTACGAGACCGTGTTGGGTTTTAAAGTCGTGCGCGCCGATATCATGAAGGTTACGCAGGGCGGGAAGATCCGGCACATCTTCTTCGACACCGGACGTGATCAGCTCATCTCCTTTATGGAGCCGCGCGAGGTGCCAGGGGTCCCGACAGAGTATAATGCCGGTATTAATCGGGGGCTGGGCGTGCCCAGAGGGTTTTATCATTTCGCCTTCGAAGCGGGCAATCTGGCAGAACTGGAGCAGAAACGCCAGGAATTAGTCGCCAAAGGGGTGGAGGTGACGCCGGTGATGGACCACGAGTGGGCCAAGTCGATCTACTTCACCGATCCCAACGGGATGCAGTTGGAGTACTGTTGTTATGCCCGCGGTCTTGGTGAGGATGATGCCCAGCTACAGGAGCGTGGCGAAATGAATCTCCAGTTCTAA
- a CDS encoding OB-fold domain-containing protein: MLQGEYLGMRLTIEDVDKENLAFFHYCAQGDFRLQKGKKSGLLRYPPTTACPWTRDREYEWVSVAGKGTVHSYAEVHHAIQPAFRAHVPYMILLVDLDTQKGEPSEHEALRVVGNLLTADGEFAPPEMIKKVGIGTRVRMIFKQVSEGFALPHWTIDEAAEQPATPWRYPQE; encoded by the coding sequence ATGCTACAAGGCGAATATCTTGGTATGCGGCTGACCATTGAAGACGTTGACAAAGAAAATCTAGCCTTCTTTCACTACTGCGCCCAGGGCGACTTCCGGCTGCAAAAGGGGAAGAAATCGGGGCTGCTGCGCTATCCCCCGACCACGGCCTGTCCGTGGACTCGGGATCGGGAATATGAGTGGGTAAGCGTAGCAGGGAAAGGAACAGTCCACTCCTACGCGGAGGTCCATCACGCCATTCAGCCCGCGTTTCGCGCGCACGTGCCCTACATGATCCTCTTGGTAGACCTCGATACCCAGAAAGGGGAGCCGAGCGAGCACGAAGCCCTGCGCGTGGTGGGCAATCTGTTGACCGCCGATGGGGAGTTTGCCCCGCCGGAGATGATCAAGAAGGTTGGAATTGGCACGCGCGTGCGCATGATCTTCAAACAGGTGAGCGAGGGGTTTGCACTGCCGCACTGGACGATCGACGAGGCGGCGGAGCAGCCAGCCACTCCCTGGCGCTATCCTCAGGAGTGA
- a CDS encoding amidohydrolase family protein — protein sequence MDIVDAQIHMWQAEVPDRPWPPGRAQEAQKPYPISKETLLLQMDLAGVRRAVLVPPSWEGDRNDVALEAARTYPDRFAVMGRIALQDPASRPLIDGWTTQPGLLGLRLTLHGKYYRPWLTDGTADWIWPAAERAGIPIMVFMPGALDHLDRIAARHPGLKLVLDHVGLNVFRKGAKAFDDLPAVCALAKHPNIAVKASGMPSFSTERYPFRDVQPHIRTLVDAFGPRRTFWGTDLTRMPCTYYECITLFTEHLPWLQGDDLAWVMGRGVCEWLGWSF from the coding sequence ATGGATATTGTCGATGCACAGATTCACATGTGGCAAGCCGAGGTGCCAGATCGCCCCTGGCCGCCTGGACGTGCGCAGGAAGCGCAGAAACCGTATCCGATTAGCAAAGAAACCCTGCTCTTGCAGATGGACTTGGCAGGGGTACGACGCGCAGTCCTTGTCCCCCCGTCGTGGGAAGGCGACCGTAATGACGTGGCTCTGGAGGCCGCCCGCACCTATCCCGACCGTTTTGCAGTGATGGGCCGGATTGCGCTTCAGGACCCGGCGAGTCGCCCGCTGATTGACGGCTGGACTACACAGCCGGGCCTGCTAGGGCTGCGTTTGACGCTCCATGGTAAATACTATCGTCCTTGGCTGACCGACGGGACGGCAGACTGGATATGGCCAGCGGCTGAACGGGCAGGCATTCCGATCATGGTGTTTATGCCAGGGGCGCTCGATCATCTCGATCGCATTGCAGCGCGGCATCCTGGACTCAAGCTGGTGCTTGATCACGTGGGACTCAATGTCTTCCGTAAGGGGGCAAAGGCCTTCGACGATCTCCCGGCCGTCTGTGCGCTCGCCAAACATCCCAACATCGCCGTGAAAGCGTCAGGAATGCCCTCCTTCTCGACGGAGCGCTATCCCTTCCGCGACGTACAGCCACACATCCGCACCCTGGTCGACGCTTTCGGCCCACGGCGCACCTTCTGGGGTACGGACCTGACACGGATGCCTTGCACTTACTACGAGTGCATCACCCTCTTTACCGAACACCTCCCGTGGTTGCAGGGGGATGACCTCGCGTGGGTCATGGGACGTGGCGTCTGCGAGTGGCTGGGCTGGTCCTTTTAA
- a CDS encoding LLM class flavin-dependent oxidoreductase, whose protein sequence is MKVSFFCTNSYLSAEAYRYQGWPTPPALFRSEVGLRSVQVALDQARLADELGFDWVSCSEHHYTPLLQTPNANVFAAALSQVVRRAKIAVLGPLVSMNNPVRIAEELAMLDQLSGGRLVVLFLRGTPNEFLAYGVNPDETRGRTQEASLLITKALTELQPFGWEGRFYRFRTVSVWPGPIQKPHPPLYYSGNSLESATFAAAHHLGLGVSFYPAHVTAQMTGHYKQECAKHGWEPTSEQILYRAFVAVGEDNGEAADFNTKFFVGAGIDNLFRGRGAAIAPPTQSQAGFGLGELRFWGTPDTVVKQIADFHAATGVGAIDVAFDGAGLTPQEAAKSMRLFAAEVLPRVRPVGVQAPQPQSVVMSAAD, encoded by the coding sequence ATGAAAGTTTCATTCTTCTGCACCAACAGTTATCTTTCTGCTGAGGCGTATCGCTATCAGGGATGGCCAACGCCACCAGCATTATTCCGGTCCGAGGTAGGATTACGCTCCGTTCAGGTTGCCCTTGACCAAGCGCGGCTGGCGGATGAGCTGGGGTTTGACTGGGTCAGCTGCTCGGAGCACCATTACACGCCGTTGCTGCAAACCCCGAATGCCAATGTCTTTGCCGCCGCGTTGAGCCAGGTCGTGCGGCGCGCCAAGATCGCCGTGCTCGGCCCGCTGGTGTCGATGAACAACCCCGTGCGCATCGCCGAGGAACTGGCGATGCTCGATCAATTGAGCGGTGGACGGTTAGTGGTGCTGTTTCTGCGCGGCACGCCCAATGAGTTTCTTGCCTACGGTGTGAACCCTGACGAAACCCGCGGACGGACGCAGGAAGCCAGTCTGCTCATCACCAAGGCGCTGACCGAACTCCAACCGTTCGGATGGGAAGGGCGCTTCTATCGCTTTCGCACGGTGTCGGTGTGGCCGGGGCCCATCCAGAAGCCGCATCCGCCATTGTACTATTCGGGCAACAGCCTCGAATCGGCCACCTTCGCTGCTGCGCATCATCTCGGCTTGGGCGTCTCGTTCTATCCAGCGCACGTGACTGCGCAGATGACCGGACACTACAAGCAAGAGTGCGCCAAGCACGGCTGGGAGCCTACGTCTGAGCAGATCCTCTATCGCGCGTTTGTTGCGGTGGGTGAGGACAACGGTGAAGCGGCGGATTTCAACACCAAGTTCTTTGTTGGCGCGGGGATCGACAATTTGTTTCGTGGTCGTGGTGCTGCCATCGCGCCACCGACGCAGAGTCAAGCGGGCTTTGGTCTCGGTGAACTGCGTTTTTGGGGCACGCCAGATACCGTGGTGAAACAGATTGCCGACTTTCACGCGGCGACCGGAGTTGGTGCCATTGATGTAGCATTCGACGGCGCGGGTTTGACGCCGCAAGAAGCCGCGAAGTCTATGCGCTTGTTTGCCGCCGAGGTGCTACCCCGCGTCCGACCCGTTGGCGTTCAGGCTCCACAACCGCAGTCTGTGGTGATGTCCGCAGCGGACTGA
- a CDS encoding VOC family protein, which yields MVQVTELGYMGIGVKDLDAWKNFATAIVGLELSDEGERDRCYLRMDYWHHRFVLHANGSDDLEYLGFRVAGGEEFAELQHQLTEAGIKYRLGSPEEAVERHVLEVLKLSDPSGNPIEIFHGPEVQFSKPFLPGRRMHGRFRTGTGGLGHCIIREQDDAAAYRFYQALGMRGGVEYKIHIGQHVVTPTFMHCNDRDHTVAFGVGPSMRRLNHVMLEVDNLDDVGLTEEVVRQQKIPVNIKTGKHSNDHMYSFYFRTPSGWMIEYGWGARAATHQSEYYVRDVYGHEPEDGGFGE from the coding sequence ATGGTTCAAGTCACAGAACTCGGCTACATGGGCATCGGCGTCAAAGACCTCGATGCATGGAAGAACTTTGCGACCGCGATTGTCGGCCTCGAACTGTCTGACGAAGGCGAACGCGATCGTTGTTACCTGCGGATGGATTATTGGCATCATCGCTTCGTGCTCCATGCCAACGGTAGCGATGATCTAGAGTATCTCGGCTTCCGCGTTGCTGGCGGCGAGGAATTCGCCGAGCTGCAGCATCAGCTTACTGAAGCAGGCATTAAGTATCGCCTGGGCTCACCAGAAGAAGCAGTCGAGCGTCATGTGCTTGAAGTATTAAAGCTCAGTGATCCGAGTGGCAATCCCATCGAGATCTTTCACGGGCCGGAGGTGCAGTTCAGCAAACCGTTTCTCCCAGGGCGACGGATGCACGGGCGCTTCAGAACCGGCACTGGCGGCCTGGGGCACTGTATCATCCGTGAGCAGGATGATGCGGCGGCGTATCGTTTTTACCAGGCTCTGGGCATGCGCGGCGGTGTGGAATACAAGATTCACATTGGCCAACATGTAGTGACCCCAACGTTTATGCACTGCAACGACCGTGACCACACCGTGGCCTTTGGGGTGGGTCCGTCAATGCGTCGCCTCAACCACGTGATGCTTGAAGTGGATAACCTGGATGATGTGGGCCTCACTGAAGAGGTAGTGCGCCAACAAAAAATTCCGGTCAACATCAAAACCGGCAAACACTCCAACGATCACATGTATTCCTTCTATTTTCGCACGCCGTCGGGTTGGATGATCGAGTACGGCTGGGGTGCGCGGGCCGCGACGCATCAATCGGAGTACTACGTGCGCGACGTCTATGGGCATGAACCCGAGGATGGCGGCTTCGGCGAGTAG